From the Callithrix jacchus isolate 240 chromosome 22, calJac240_pri, whole genome shotgun sequence genome, the window TGCCTGCTGCTGAAACTCTGGGGTCGACAGGAGCTCGTCCAGCAGGCTGGAGGTGAGCGCAGACGAGCGCTCCTCCGGCTCCTGGAGCGCTTGGGAAGGCGCCTGCAGGGCTGGCATCTGCCCCTGCCAGGCGGAGGCCTCCGGGGGTGCGGGCtgcggaggtggaggtggcgcgGCTTGGGGTTCCCCTGCCGCCCCGGCCACCTGGggcccctggccccagccccaccagggaCCCTGCACACCTCGCCCCTGTGAGTCGGCTTGAGCGGGCCCAAGCTGTCCCACGGAGCACGTCCCCGGCAGGCCGGCGTGCTGCGGCTCCCGCTCCTCGTGGCATCTGCCCGGGTGCGGAGGCCCCGGAAGGCTCTGAGGCTGGGGGAGCGCCACCCCCGAAGGAGCCAGGGCGGCGAACCCGAAAGCCCCGAGGGCCCCGAGCGCCGGGTCAGGTTGCGAGATTCCTTCTGCCTGTGGGGCCTGTCCGTGCAGGAGCAGGGGCACGGCCCCTGCTGCCTGGCTCACGACGGGCCCCTGTGGGAGGGCCCCAGGCGCGCAGGGCACTTGGGGTGCGGGAAGCGCCGCCCCCCACGCCCCGGTGTGGGTGGAGGCGACCCAGGAGCGAGCAGAGGAGCCGCGCCCGCCGGGGGCCGTGTCGCGCGGGCCGCCTGCGGCCGCGGGTCCCCTGCCAGCCCGGCCTGGATGCCTGGCCCTTCgattctgaaaccaaatctgAATCCTGGACTCCGGGAGGCCCGTCTCTCTGGCCAGTTCCTCCCTGGTGGCGAAGTCCGGAAAGCGCTCTCGCTCGAAGGCCCGGAGGAGCACGGCGGTCTGGGACTGGGTCACGGCCGTCCGCTTTCGCCGGCCTTCTGGCGGGCCGCGTGGCCCAGGCCAGGGCCTGGATTCCCGCCGGTGCTGCCTCAGCCGGCGCGATCTCTCGTTCTGAAACCAAATCTGGACCCTGGGCTCCGGAACGCCGATGGCCTGGGCCAGCTGTTCTCTGGTGGCCATGCCCGGGTACGGGTTCCGCTCAAAGGACGCTCGCAGGGCGTCCCTCTGGCTCGGAGTCCAAACGAGCCTCTTTCGCCTTCCTCGCCCTCGGGCCTCCGCCGGGAGAGGGCTGCCGGGAGCTGTGGGGAGAGCCATCGCGGGGAGACCGGGCCGAGtgtcacagacagacacaggcacacagaggccCGGCGGCTCCCGCGCGCCTCAGCCAACCTCTGCTGTGCACCGCACCTGCAGGCAGGTCAAGCCAGGAGTCCGGCCCCGCCAGCCAGGGGCCGCTTTTATAGAGACCTAGCGGCCCCACcccttcctgaatttgcatgagcTCCGGGGACCCAGGGCGGGGTAGCCCGCCCTCTCAAGCCGGAAACCACAGGGACACCAGGGCCCTGTGGGGTGGTCGGGGGTGGGGCCTGAGCGGCGGGGGAGGGACACGCGGGGCTTCGGGGGCTGGACCTCTGGGGTTCTCCAGGAATTCTACGGAAACTGGAAGCCTCTCTCCGGGCTCGAACACGTCACCAGGGAGGGTGGCGTGCAGAAGCGAACCCCCGTGACAGGCCTGAGTTTTCCAAGCCCCCCCTCTCCGTCAAGGCGTCCACGTCTGTGGGTGTCGCCGTGGCCGCGACACTCTCACACACGCAGCTGCGTGGATCCTGTTCGTGTTCCTCTAGAAAACGAGAGCGAAGGCACGGAGACAGAAACTCTCCCGGGCAGAGACGGCCTGACGAGGCATTCCTGTTTCCTGCCACACGGGGAGTCTCGGCAACCTGGATAGAAAGGGCAGCGACACGCTGCTGCTTTTCCACGGATCCCTGGGAGTTTCTGTTTCCCCGCCGAGCTCGGGGAAGAAAACGGTGAACGTCATCAGGTCACCACGACTTAGGAAGCCACAGAGAGCTGAGCGACAGGCACCCTTGCGGAGGTcacatacaaaagttaaaaaaaaattagccgggcgtggtggcagacgcctgtaaccgcagcgacttgggaggctggggcaggagaattaccggaacccgaggggtggaggttgcggtgagccgagatccggccattgaactccagcctgggcgagagggcgagactccgtcttttaaaaaaagaagaaaaacgaaacaaaacgaaaaacaaagaaagacaacaCCGCGACCAACAACCACAACCCAGAGGCATTCCAACATATAAAACGCCAGGTCGAAAGGTCGCATCCTGCTTTTGCCTTGTGAGTCATCCTCTTGGCACTCTGCCACGCgtactttccctccttctcttccgctTCCGAAGCTTCTTCATACACGTTTACTGCTGCTCGGAAACTCTCCTGCTTTACGGCCCTCGGTGGAGTCGTTTctcctgaggaggcaagaatcgcGGTTTCTGTAGACTCACACCCCTAGGAATTCCTTTGCCCTAACAGGCAACAGGTAGGAGAAATGAGGGACATCGCCTCGGTGCTGGTCCAGAAATAGGTCACCGTACCGTATCCGGGGAAAGCCCCAAAAAGGGTCATTACCTAGGTGAAGTGCTTAGAAATATATCCCAATACCTCCTGTGGGTAGGACCACGTGAGAAGAGAAGAGTTAAATAGCCTAGAGGCTGTGCTCAGCTGTATGTCCCAATCAGCCCGGTGGGAAAAGCCAAGGCGTAATACGAGAGACAGGTCGTGTAGGTGCTGAGTCAGGTGAAATGTTCCATTTCAGTGTCGGTGGACACTTCCCAGGAAGAAGGGGGCGACACAGGCCACCCAGCAGAAGAGACCAAAAGTATGTCATGATGATACCTGTGGACGAGAACCCAGACAAGGGGACCGCATCGCCTGTGTGCCGGGCCCGGTGACAAgtcactctttcttttgtaagcgCAGCCCAGTCAGGCGAGCACAGTTACCTCACCTGGGTGCTGGGCCCAGAGACAAGCCACATCCGCTCCTGTGGGCAAAGAGCAGGGGTAACAAGACAATCACTGAGAATAGTTGAGTCCCCAGACATGACGTCACAATGGTCTCTGTGGGCAGGGTTCACGCAGGGGACTCACATCACATTGACTGTGGACTCAACAGTGTGTCGCAATGCTTTCTGAGAAGAGGGTCATGACAGAGAAGGAATGTAACTGGATGGCGGGCCCAGCAATATGTTATTGACTCCTATGTGAGCAGATATGAGGCAAGAGAAGGGAATCACAGCATCCTAGTTATGAGCACAGACATATGTCCCAAAGCCCCAAGCATGaggtgccaaggcaggaggacagtgTCACACGACCTAGGTGCTGGGTCCCACCCTACCCCccaccctccgtccctccctcactcccttccccctccctctctcccttgcgtccttccctcccttccctcgtcCCTCCCTCGCGGCCTGGGATCCTCCCCGCTTCTCTACCCGCCTTCCCTCCGGCCTGGAGAAAGCAGCCCTTCCGTTTGCCCGCGGGGTCGTTCGTAGCGGGGCCGTGGGAGGAGTGGTCTCGGGTCTATATTGAGCTGCCAGGCGCTACTCGGTGATGGCGGGGAAGCTGGCGGGGCACCGGTGTGCGAGTGATCGGTGGGCGAAtcggggaggcagaagaggggtgCAGCGGAATGGAGAGCCGGCCTGCCTGGGGACCCGGCCCGGTGTTTCCGGGGGGGGGGGCGAAACGCTCCCTCCGCCCACCCTCCTGAAGTAGGCCGGGtggcgtgggggcagggctgcgagGAGGGCCGACAGCTCTGCCTGCGCCGGTCCCCAGAAGCGGCCGCGGGCTGCCTGCAGACCCGCGCACGCGCACTAGACCGCCCAGCTCCCGGGCCCTGGGCGGGTTCTGGGGTTCCCTAGATGCTGGGGAGAGAATGACAGCACAGCCCCGCCCTGTGTGCTGTCTCTCACCGGACGGACCTAGAACTGAGGGCTCCCAGGCAGGTCAGCGAAACGGCAAGACAGGCCGCAGGAGCCTCAAATCCATGCAcacgcgcgcacgcgcacacccAGCCGATCACAGGCTGAAGTCGGAAATCACGCTTCAATCGGCCCGAGGGTGACCCCTGTGGGGATGAGACTGCCTCGCGCTCCGTTGCAGGGTTCGCCGTGGGGATATGCCGTCTGTGAACCCCGTGGGTGAAACGAGGACTGGCACGCATCGCATTGAGCTCCCGAAATGCTTTAAGGCTGTGGGGTCCCTCCGTTGGTCCTGGAGGCAGGAGACCGCTCTAATCTCTGCCTATGTCCCTCTGTCCCGtggtccctctctctccccctctgttcCACCCTGTTCccgtctttccctttcttcctcagtccctccaaacctcggtttcttcctttctctccccctttctctctttctccttttcaccctCCCTTcgctccctgggtccctccctgtgcgtccctccctgtccctcggtccctgcctccctcccttcctccctctctcccttccgtcctttcctcccttcactcGTCCCTCCCTCTGGTCCTGGGATCCTCTCCCCATCTCTAGCCGCCATCCCTCGCGCCTGGAGAGGGCAGTCCAAGCGTTTGCTCGCGGGGTAgacggggttgggggtggggggaagggtggtCTCGGGGCCGCACTGGGCTGCCCGGCGCTGCTCCGTgacggtgggagggggaggctggcgGGTTACCGGTGTGCCAGTGATGGGTGGGCGGAGCGGGGAGGCAAGAAGAGGCGTGTCGCGGATTGGAGAGCGGCCCCGCCTTCGGACCCGGCCCGGTGTTTCCCGGGCAAAGCGccccctctgcccaccctcctgAAGTACGCGGGGtggcgtgggggcagggctgcgagGAGGGACGACAGCTCTGCCTGCGCTGGTCCCCCGAAGCGCAGCGCCGCGGGCTGCCTGCAGACCCGCGCCGGCGCACTAGACCGCCCAGCTCCCGGGCCCTGGGCGGGCTCTGGGGTCCCCAAGATGCCCGGGATAGAAGGACggcacagccctgccctgtgtgTAGTCTCTCACCGGACGGACGGACCTGGCACTCAGGGATCCCAGACAGGTCAGCGGGAGGGCGAGACGCCAAGACACGCCGCTGGAAGCGGAGCCACACGGTCACCTCACGGCGGGAGAGAGGCCaccgccctgcccccacccctccccgacCCGCGCGCGCCTTTTAAAGCTCCTCCAGCAGAGCCCGGTATTCTTCCTCGCTGAGGGGTGGCTCCAGGGAAGCGAGCTCTTCCACCTCCTTCAGCTCCCCCAGTGGCTCCGTCTCTAGGAAAGGTCGTGCCTGCTGCTGAAACTCTGGGGTCGACAGGAGCTCGTCCAGCAGGCTGGAGGTGAGCGCAGACGAGCGCTCCTCCGGCTCCTGGAGCGCTTGGGAAGGCGCCTGCAGGGCTGGCATCTGCCCCTGCCAGGCGGAGGCCTCCGGGGGTGCGGGCtgcggaggtggaggtggcgcgGCTTGGGGTTCCCCTGCCGCCCCGGCCACCTGGggcccctggccccagccccaccagggaCCCTGCACACCTCGCCCCTGTGAGTCGGCTTGAGCGGGCCCAAGCTGTCCCACGGAGCACGTCCCCGGCAGGCCGGCGTGCTGCGGCTCCCGCTCCTCGTGGCATCTGCCCGGGTGCGGAGGCCCCGGAAGGCTCTGAGGCTGGGGGAGCGCCACCCCCGAAGGAGCCAGGGCGGCGAACCCGAAAGCCCCGAGGGCCCCGAGCGCCGGGTCAGGTTGCGAGATTCCTTCTGCCTGTGGGGCCTGTCCGTGCAGGAGCAGGGGCACGGCCCCTGCTGCCTGGCTCACGACGGGCCCCTGTGGGAGGGCCCCAGGCGCGCAGGGCACTTGGGGTGCGGGAAGCGCCGCCCCCCACGCCCCGGTGTGGGTGGAGGCGACCCAGGAGCGAGCAGAGGAGCCGCGCCCGCCGGGGGCCGTGTCGCGCGGGCCGCCTGCGGCCGCGGGTCCCCTGCCAGCCCGGCCTGGATGCCTGGCCCTTCgattctgaaaccaaatctgAATCCTGGACTCCGGGAGGCCCGTCTCTCTGGCCAGTTCCTCCCTGGTGGCGAAGTCCGGAAAGCGCTCTCGCTCGAAGGCCCGGAGGAGCACGGCGGTCTGGGACTGGGTCACGGCCGTCCGCTTTCGCCGGCCTTCTGGCGGGCCGCGTGGCCCAGGCCAGGGCCTGGATTCCCGCCGGTGCTGCCTCAGCCGGCGCGATCTCTCGTTCTGAAACCAAATCTGGACCCTGGGCTCCGGAACGCCGATGGCCTGGGCCAGCTGTTCTCTGGTGGCCATGCCCGGGTACGGGTTCCGCTCAAAGGACGCTCGCAGGGCGTCCCTCTGGCTCGGAGTCCAAACGAGCCTCTTTCGCCTTCCTCGCCCTCGGGCCTCCGCCGGGAGAGGGCTGCCGGGAGCTGTGGGGAGAGCCATCGCGGGGAGACCGGGCCGAGtgtcacagacagacacaggcacacagaggccCGGCGGCTCCCGCGCGCCTCAGCCAACCTCTGCTGTGCACCGCACCTGCAGGCAGGTCAAGCCAGGAGTCCGGCCCCGCCAGCCAGGGGCCGCTTTTATAGAGACCTAGCGGCCCCACcccttcctgaatttgcatgagcTCCGGGGACCCAGGGCGGGGTAGCCCGCCCTCTCAAGCCGGAAACCACAGGGACACCAGGGCCCTGTGGGGTGGTCGGGGGTGGGGCCTGAGCGGCGGGGGAGGGACACGCGGGGCTTCGGGGGCTGGACCTCTGGGGTTCTCCAGGAATTCTACGGAAACTGGAAGCCTCTCTCCGGGCTCGAACACGTCACCAGGGAGGGTGGGGTGCAGAAGCGAACCCCCGTGACAGGCCTGAGTTTTCCAAGCCCCCCCTCTCCGTCAAGGCGTCCACGTCTGTGGGTGTCGCCGTGGCCGCGACACTCTCACACACGCAGCTGCGTGGATCCGGTTCGTGTTCCTCTAGAAAACGAGAGCGAAGGCACGGAGACAGAAACTCTCCCGGGCAGAGACGGCCTGACGAGGCATTCCTGTTTCCTGCCACACGGGGAGTCTCGGCAACCTGGATAGAAAGGGCAGCGACACGCTGCTGCTTTTCCACGGATCCCTGGGAGTTTCTGTTTCCCCGCCGAGCTCGGGGACGAAAACGGTGAACGTCATCAGGTCACCACGACTTAGGAAGCCACAGAGAGCTGAGCGACAGGCACCCTTGCGGAGGTcacatacaaaagttaaaaaaaaattagccgggcgtggtggcagacgcctgtaaccgcagcgacttgggaggctggggcaggagaattaccggaacccgaggggtggaggttgcggtgagccgagatccggccattgaactccagcctgggcgagagggcgagactccgtcttttaaaaaaagaagaaaaacgaaacaaaacgaaaaacaaagaaagacaacaCCGCGACCAACAACCACAACCCAGAGGCATTCCAACATATAAAACGCCAGGTCGAAAGGTCGCATCCTGCTTTTGCCTTGTGAGTCATCCTCTTGGCACTCTGCCACGTgtactttccctccttctcttccgctTCCGAAGCTTCTTCATACACGTTTACTGCTGCTCGGAAACTCTCCTGCTTTACGGCCCTCGGTGGAGTCGTTTctcctgaggaggcaagaatcgcGGTTTCTGTAGACTCACACCCCTAGGAATTCCTTTGCCCTAACAGGCAACAGGTAGGAGAAATGAGGGACATCGCCTCGGTGCTGGTCCAGAAATAGGTCACCGTACCGTATCCGGGGAAAGCCCCAAAAAGGGTCATTACCTAGGTGAAGTGCTTAGAAATATATCCCAATACCTCCTGTGGGTAGGACCACGTGAGAAGAGAAGAGTTAAATAGCCTAGAGGCTGTGCTCAGCTGTATGTCCCAATCAGCCCGGTGGGAAAAGCCAAGGCGTAATACGAGAGACAGGTCGTGTAGGTGCTGAGTCAGGTGAAATGTTCCATTTCAGTGTCGGTGGACACTTCCCAGGAAGAAGGGGGCGACACAGGCCACCCAGCAGAAGAGACCAAAAGTATGTCATGATGATACCTGTGGACGAGAACCCAGACAAGGGGACCGCATCGCCTGTGTGCCGGGCCCGGTGACAAgtcactctttcttttgtaagcgCAGCCCAGTCAGGCGAGCACAGTTACCTCACCTGGGTGCTGGGCCCAGAGACAAGCCACATCCGCTCCTGTGGGCAAAGAGCAGGGGTAACAAGACAATCACTGAGAATAGTTGAGTCCCCAGACATGACGTCACAATGGTCTCTGTGGGCAGGGTTCACGCAGGGGACTCACATCACATTGACTGTGGACTCAACAGTGTGTCGCAATGCTTTCTGAGAAGAGGGTCATGACAGAGAAGGAATGTAACTGGATGGCGGGCCCAGCAATATGTTATTGACTCCTATGTGAGCAGATATGAGGCAAGAGAAGGGAATCACAGCATCCTAGTTATGAGCACAGACATATGTCCCAAAGCCCCAAGCATGaggtgccaaggcaggaggacagtgTCACACGACCTAGGTGCTGGGTCCCACCCTACCCCccaccctccgtccctccctcactcccttccccctccctctctcccttgcgtccttccctcccttccctcgtcCCTCCCTCGCGGCCTGGGATCCTCCCCGCTTCTCTACCCGCCTTCCCTCCGGCCTGGAGAAAGCAGCCCTTCCGTTTGCCCGCGGGGTCGTTCGTAGCGGGGCCGTGGGAGGAGTGGTCTCGGGTCTATATTGAGCTGCCAGGCGCTACTCGGTGATGGCGGGGAAGCTGGCGGGGCACCGGTGTGCGAGTGATCGGTGGGCGAAtcggggaggcagaagaggggtgCAGCGGAATGGAGAGCCGGCCTGCCTGGGGACCCGGCCCGGTGTTTCCGGGGGGGGGGCGAAACGCTCCCTCCGCCCACCCTCCTGAAGTAGGCCGGGtggcgtgggggcagggctgcgagGAGGGCCGACAGCTCTGCCTGCGCTGGTCCCCAGAAGCGGCCGCGGGCTGCCTGCAGACCCGCGCACGCGCACTAGACCGCCCAGCTCCCGGGCCCTGGGCGGGTTCTGGGGTTCCCTAGATGCTGGGGAGAGAATGACAGCACAGCCCCGCCCTGTGTGCTGTCTCTCACCGGACGGACCTAGAACTGAGGGCTCCCAGGCAGGTCAGCGAAACGGCAAGACAGGCCGCAGGAGCCTCAAATCCATGCAcacgcgcgcacgcgcacacccAGCCGATCACAGGCTGAAGTCGGAAATCACGCTTCAATCGGCCCGAGGGTGACCCCTGTGGGGATGAGACTGCCTCGCGCTCCGTTGCAGGGTTCGCCGTGGGGATATGCCGTCTGTGAACCCCGTGGGTGAAACGAGGACTGGCACGCATCGCATTGAGCTCCCGAAATGCTTTAAGGCTGTGGGGTCCCTCCGTTGGTCCTGGAGGCAGGAGACCGCTCTAATCTCTGCCTATGTCCCTCTGTCCCGtggtccctctctctccccctctgttcCACCCTGTTCccgtctttccctttcttcctcagtccctccaaacctcggtttcttcctttctctccccctttctctctttctccttttcaccctCCCTTcgctccctgggtccctccctgtgcgtccctccctgtccctcggtccctgcctccctcccttcctccctctctcccttccgtcctttcctcccttcactcGTCCCTCCCTCTGGTCCTGGGATCCTCTCCCCATCTCTAGCCGCCATCCCTCGCGCCTGGAGAGGGCAGTCCAAGCGTTTGCTCGCGGGGTAgacggggttgggggtggggggaagggtggtCTCGGGGCCGCACTGGGCTGCCCGGCGCTGCTCCGTgacggtgggagggggaggctggcgGGTTACCGGTGTGCCAGTGATGGGTGGGCGGAGCGGGGAGGCAAGAAGAGGCGTGTCGCGGATTGGAGAGCGGCCCCGCCTTCGGACCCGGCCCGGTGTTTCCCGGGCAAAGCGccccctctgcccaccctcctgAAGTACGCGGGGtggcgtgggggcagggctgcgagGAGGGACGACAGCTCTGCCTGCGCTGGTCCCCCGAAGCGCAGCGCCGCGGGCTGCCTGCAGACCCGCGCCGGCGCACTAGACCGCCCAGC encodes:
- the LOC128930483 gene encoding double homeobox protein 4-like protein 4, which translates into the protein MALPTAPGSPLPAEARGRGRRKRLVWTPSQRDALRASFERNPYPGMATREQLAQAIGVPEPRVQIWFQNERSRRLRQHRRESRPWPGPRGPPEGRRKRTAVTQSQTAVLLRAFERERFPDFATREELARETGLPESRIQIWFQNRRARHPGRAGRGPAAAGGPRDTAPGGRGSSARSWVASTHTGAWGAALPAPQVPCAPGALPQGPVVSQAAGAVPLLLHGQAPQAEGISQPDPALGALGAFGFAALAPSGVALPQPQSLPGPPHPGRCHEEREPQHAGLPGTCSVGQLGPAQADSQGRGVQGPWWGWGQGPQVAGAAGEPQAAPPPPPQPAPPEASAWQGQMPALQAPSQALQEPEERSSALTSSLLDELLSTPEFQQQARPFLETEPLGELKEVEELASLEPPLSEEEYRALLEEL
- the LOC128930486 gene encoding double homeobox protein 4-like protein 4, with protein sequence MALPTAPGSPLPAEARGRGRRKRLVWTPSQRDALRASFERNPYPGMATREQLAQAIGVPEPRVQIWFQNERSRRLRQHRRESRPWPGPRGPPEGRRKRTAVTQSQTAVLLRAFERERFPDFATREELARETGLPESRIQIWFQNRRARHPGRAGRGPAAAGGPRDTAPGGRGSSARSWVASTHTGAWGAALPAPQVPCAPGALPQGPVVSQAAGAVPLLLHGQAPQAEGISQPDPALGALGAFGFAALAPSGVALPQPQSLPGPPHPGRCHEEREPQHAGLPGTCSVGQLGPAQADSQGRGVQGPWWGWGQGPQVAGAAGEPQAAPPPPPQPAPPEASAWQGQMPALQAPSQALQEPEERSSALTSSLLDELLSTPEFQQQARPFLETEPLGELKEVEELASLEPPLSEEEYRALLEEL